The genomic DNA NNNNNNNNNNNNNNNNNNNNNNNNNNNNNNNNNNNNNNNNNNNNNNNNNNNNNNNNNNNNNNNNNNNNNNNNNNNNNNNNNNNNNNNNNNNNNNNNNNNNNNNNNNNNNNNNNNNNNNNNNNNNNNNNNNNNNNNNNNNNNNNNNNNNNNNNNNNNNNNNNNNNNNNNNNNNNNNNNNNNNNNNNNNNNNNNNNNNNNNNNNNNNNNNNNNNNNNNNNNNNNNNNNNNNNNNNNNNNNNNNNNNNNNNNNNNNNNNNNNNNNNNNNNNNNNNNNNNNNNNNNNNNNNNNNNNNNNNNNNNNNNNNNNNNNNNNNNNNNNNNNNNNNNNNNNNNNNNNNNNNNNNNNNNNNNNNNNNNNNNNGCATACTAATGGTTTGAATGGAGAATTTGGGATGAAAAATCCCTCCTTTTTGTCTTCATCAGAATTTTATTGGCATTATGTTTTGAAGATGAACCATAATTAGATACATGggaataacaggagaaataaaTTGCCATCCAAACCGTGAGGAAACAGAACTATCTAAATGAACCTGTCAACTTTTTAATctaaacagaaaccaaaaaagcTTATTTTGTACTTTCTATCTTTCAACACACTGTTCTCCCTTGGCACTCAGGAACTACCATTCACACAGCAGCCACACCCATGTCACATAATCAGATGTTGTATTAATTCAAATTAGAGAAAACGTAGCTGGGAAGACTATACTTGAACATACTGACCATGAGTTTTTATGAACCTTTAAAATATCAaggaccagccctggtggcctagtggttcagtttggcacactctgcttcactggcccaggttcagttcccgggcacagacctacaccactcttgtgtcagtggccatgctgtggcagcaggtcacatacaaaaaaagaggaagattggcagtagatgttagctcagggtgaatcttcctcagcgaaaaaaataaataaaatatcgaAAGGATTATTATATATGTGGTTAAGAAATCAACCCTCTCCTTTTTGAAAGGCCCAAATTCAAAATGCAGTATCGCTGTAttataagacttttttttaactccccAGAGCAATGTTCTATccaatgtttaactttttcaatTTAGCTTTATATCTTTTTTGACTCCAAGATAGAAGAGTGATGCTTGATGTACTCAAGTTATAGCCAGCATTTACCAATTCTTTGATTcgattttttaaagtatttatgcTTGAATCCAAAATCCGAGGATTTTCAATTATTTGTGAGATGCTAATTTTTTCTTCCATGAGGCAGTCTATTTTATCATTAAACTTTCTCTCCCCCAAGAAGATCACATCTGGATAGCTTAAGACAAACTTCTGTACCTCTTCTTCAGTACACCCAAGGGAAAATAGCTTCTCTTTGATATTTGTATAGTTCCTTTTGGCATAGTCATTGGAAAGGTCTAGGATTTCAGCTCCTGGACCACGTATCAGAATGAGCAGCTCCTCATTGTTCAAGTTGAAAGTTGACTGCAAAAACTCAATGTTAGCTTTTACCCGTTTGGTGCTCTGACTTAAGAtgaaagggttttttaaaattatcttcctGACAAAATCTGTGGGATCATTGTGACCCAAGGACAAACAGATTTCTTGCAAAAGTTCAACCATCTGTTTATTCAGATCAAGACTATTGGAAAAGGTACGTGGGGCATTGGTCAACAATCGACAAAGGCATTTACGGGTCAATCCAACTGAGTAGAGGAACTTTATATTATTCTCTAAGTTTAGGTTGTTATTGGACCGAAAAAAGGATTCAGGAGAACGttccaaaatatttacaatttcaaGGTCTGATGTCATAATTCTTCTCCAAAGATCCCACCGTTTTGAAAGACTTTCATGTGTGCGTGTTATAGCTCGTGGATATCTTGATATGATGCTAGCAATCACTTCCTCTTTAGCTCCTTTGGACAGAAGGAACATCTTCAAGTCCTGCTCATTAGTACCCACCCTATTAAAAACTCCAGGCTGTCGTCTCTTCGCCATGTCAACATCTACTCCCATAGTAAGTAAGTTATTCAGTAGTTCTTCATTCTTCAAATGCTCAGCGTCTGCACTACCATACTTCACACCAAAAAGCCTAAATGAAACTGATTTAAAGAGCATTTCTGCTGATAATTGGATCATCCAACATCTTGAACCAAAGAGAAAGTTACTTCTCATACACAAGAGGTTTCTTGGTGCCATAACGGTCAGGTAGGCCAAACCTTTTGGAATGCTGTGTAAAAcaacatatataatattatacaaatgAATGTGTTAAACAGCTAAATGATCCTATAGGCATCAGGATcatttctataagaaaatatctGTAGTGTTAGCTCTCCTGATGCTTTGGTAACAATTTCAGTCACCGCACTCCCAGCACTCCCACTCCCTAGTTCACTCCTTCTGATTACCTATGGCCTGGGGCTGCTTCCATTCTTAacataaagaaaagcagaatagCATCATCACTGCCCCAGAATTactcctgcctttctctttctctttttattttgccttgcCTACCTTGGCTACTCAAAACCAGTTGcccctctccatctctgcttTATCCTCCAGGTTTCCAAACCTTTGGCTTATTCCTGCTAACTGATGCTTTCAATTCTGCCTTGTCTTCCAACTTCCCAGATCTTTGGCCTTGCCCTTGCCCACAGATACCAGATTTCTTTGCCTCTGTTCTCAAGTCCTGATTATCAAACTCTAAATCTAGCCTTGAAAACCAACACTTCAGATTACCTAATTTCCACCTTAAACACCTTGTTCTAGATTCATGGTACTCTTTAAACCCATGGTATCATCGAGTCTTAATTCTTAGCTTATATAGAACTCTAGTCAACAGTTCCTGATCCCCAACTCCATCTCACTCAGTTTACCCTAATGTCCCCTTGGTCGTAACTCAACAACTCCAAACcaattttcatcttcaaaatgatcTAGTTGGGACATTTAATCCACATAGTCCATCACATGTGGAACTGTGCTgtgaaatggcaaataaacattaaaaagttacTTTTACCATTCTCCACCACCCCACCTCCATATATTACAAATGACTGATCCAGAGCTCTCTGCATCTGTTTCACAACACATACAACTTCAAGCAAGTGATTAAAACCTCTATAACTCAGGGTCAGCCCAGtagggcagcagttaagtgcgcatgttctgctgcGGCAGCCaaggtttcgcaggttcggagcccaggtgcagacatggcaccacttggcaagccatgctgtggtaggcatcccacatataaagcagaggaagatgggcatggatgttagctcagggctaatcttccttgaaaaaaacaaacacctctATAACTCATTTTCCTGATCATTTAGAAATGGACATGAAATGTATGAGCTTATATATGATAATCGTCATAGGTCCCAACTAAAATGAGacttccatttataggaaatattttatgaagcAACAGAAAAGTGTTCTTCTGTTATTCAATTTGTCAGATGACTTATGTTCCTGAGCTACTTGTGGTCTTAGTCACACAAAAACacatgttgttttttttttaactatagtTTCTCCTTTCAGACTATATACCTGTGACAATTTAGTTCTTGATTTCTAATTACTTACAATGGGCTCTGATTAAAGGAGGgatttccctttccctctctcctaattaagaataaaatagaaaattgagaTAGATGGTTCCAACTCACTGCTAATATCTCTGTGCTTGAGGTACTGCTTTCAAGATCGATATTAAAGAAATCCTCTGTGTCTTGCCTTTTAATTACTCCAATTTAACAAGAACTTGGATTATACCTACAGGTTGGGAGCACTCTTGGAGCTCAGATAATCTACAGACcctcaaagaattgaaaaaagatTCCAAACTATAGAATGAAGTAACATTCAAATGAAAATGCAGGACACTCACAAAGTAGTcatcaaacaacaaaaatacattttagattgCGTTATGCTCTGAGTTCACTATTATTCACTTCTCTATAATACCACACACTGCTCTGCAACCACATACTCTTCCAAAAACGCATGaatttagaaacttaaaaataagataCTCCTAACTACAGAATGAAGGCTCTACCTTGCACAGCTCAACAATCTGTTCTCTCTTACAGATGCTCAAGAGTGACCTCTACTGGATAATGGGACAGAACACCGACGGCTGTACATGAGACTAGTGCCTTGGAAAGAGAGGTGCAAGATAATCCAATGGGACGtaggaagaaaacagtaaaactcCAACTTTTATTAGTCTTGGCCTTTTAAAATGTCTGATTTTTATACGtgttttataatgtatataatataatcgcactataaaacagaaaatataactaaccagtatataaatatacatatattggaGGTACATGTATAAAccttttttattaagattgtacACAATCAAAAAAGTCTGAAGACCACTACTCTAGACAATACACTCTCTTGAGATTTTTAGCACCATGACAAACAGAGCTGAACAAGCCAGAGAAAGTTCAAAAGAAATTCTACTGCTGACAGACTAAAAGTGAAAGTATTTGCCAAATTTATTAACAAAAGAGTAATAAATCTATTAAAGTTTCTCTTGAATCTGTCATAGGTAGATTTTGTCTTTGTATATAATTCACTCTCCATGGAATTATCTTTCACATGAACTAACACATCCAAACCAAACTGAACATCTTTCCCAGCCCCCAAACAAAGTAGCACTCCTCTGATTAATGAAATCACTATCACTATTCTAATAGTTGCTCACATTAAAAAGCTAAAAGTGAGctttgctttcctcctcttcctcaatAATGATGTGGATTTGGCTTCTTCAATATCTCTGAAATCCAACCTCTCTACTGTTTGTTATTCTCTCTTACCCAGACTATAAGAGCCCCCTAATTTGCTTCTCTGACATGTCACTCAAAATTGCCATCACAGTATACTTGTAAAACAAAGATGTGATTATGTCCCTTATTCCCTGATTAAAGACCTCTATAGCTCTCCCTTAGAAAGCAAAATCTTCAGGCTGACCTTCAAGGCTCTCACCACACCGTTCCAACTACCTTTCTAGCTATCTCTTCTATTCTACAACCTCACAACCAAGCACCACTGCTTCTCAAATCTCTGGTCCTAAACATCCTCGCCCATTGTTGTCTCCCTGCCTTTGTGTAAGCTGTTCTCTCTTTTGGAAAAGCCCATCCTCCCAATACCTATCCACAGTCCAAGGTCTCATTCAAATACCCTCTTCCCACAAATCTTTAACTTAACAAATACTTACTATTGAAGAGAattgtttaataataatttattactgAGGAATCTAAAACTAAGTATTCTATTTATATAGGAAAAAAGAGCTGAACTGGACGTAGAACTGGAAACTAAAATTTGGTTTTGATTACAATACTATAAATGCAATAAATTGGCCCCCAAAAATGGTATAAGCCTAAAAACAAGGTAACTAATAACAACTGTTGGTGAGCATATGAAGAAATGGGGGAAATTCTCAAATCACTGTTGGAAGGGAACTTGGCACCATCCATCCTTTCCTttaacccagcatttccacttcttagagattatccaaaggaaataaaaggacaaGAATATACATTTGttgtgaaaaagaatgatcaTCACAACATCATGTGCTGTAGCAAAAAAGATGAAACCCTATTGGCCAGCAATAGTAGAATGATtgacaaattgtggtacatctatgcaatataatatatacagcctgatattaaaaaaaaaaaaaaaaaaggcagatctaacacaaaagaaagaagtcCAAGATATTCTAAGTAGCAAACTGCATAATATTATGGATAGTATGGATAATGCCACTTATATaaaaagggggtgggaggagcatCAATacatacagaaggaaaaaatgaaagttatcTCTGAGATTAATGGGGGCTATGTACTATTTCTGAAATATTGTGACATGACAATGAATATGTGTTATTTTGCAATcagacaagaaattaaaaacaaattaaactgGCTGAGGGGTGCAAAAACGTAATGGAAAATATGTTACCTTTatcaatttttcagttttcaacacAAAAAAAGTTAAACCTGAAAAATATCAATGATATTTCACTCTCTTAACACCCAATCCCCATTCAAGACATTCCTATGACATCTAGcaaagtgaataaatatttaaactggCTAATACAAGAAGTACCAACTGCCTCaatctacaaattttaaaaataatatttcataacttATTTCAATCTATCTCTCAAACTGACGTTTTTAATTAACTAAAATCATTATTCCAAGGGCTGAGGTCCAAAATCAACAAACATACTGACAATCTGTGTACTTGTAACATGTGAGGtctaaagaaaaaaggatttgCGGTACCTTCTGCTCCACAATTCGCCTGATAAAGGAGCTTTTAACACAAATGGTTCATCACTGGGCCTACGGTACTACATTCCAGCTGGTGTTCTTTTGACAAAACAAGCTAAGTTTAGATACCTTTACAGCAATGCATTTCTCACCTCATTTGTCTTAAAGAAAGAGAACTTTGCACTTCTCCAGAAAAACCGGAAAATAGCTGTCCCTGGAAATGGCAAAAAAAATGGGGGGGAAGACAAAATAGTATCAGGACTTcgtaatacaaaataaaaacatcgATCCCAGCTAACACTGCATAATGCTCTCGTGAGACGCATAACTTCTTGCATACGAAGCATCTGCCTCACAGATACTGAGAAAGAACGGCAGGTACACTCCTGAGTATGACGGGAAAAGGAATCACCATATGATTTGTAAAACCGGAGCTAAGCGCTCCACATACACTGACTTAAACCCCACGACTTAAAAGGTAGGCATTAtctctaaaattataaaatcggAAAACGCGCCAAGCTACCTTACTAGTTTGTCTAAGCTAGTTGAAGCATAAGTTTCAAACCCAGCTGAGTCCTTCTTAACTCAAACCCAGGTAATTCCACGGGTTCCATTCCATGGGTTCTTCccatccctctccctcccacaagGACAACGCTGCAAGAGGCTGCGCGGGAACAAGAGTCCATACCAGACCTGCTCCCGAAAACATAAAAGCACAGCAACAGCTACCCACCCACCTCAACCCAGACTGTACCCACGCGCCACACATAGCTTTACTTCCGCTTCTGCGGCGTGGAGGGGAACAGAGCGGCGGAAGTGGACAACACTAACTTCCGGCCACGGGCCGCGCGCGCAGAGATGGCGTCGCCCGCCTTGCGCCCCCCGGCGGTCACGCGGCCATCCTCCGTAGCCCGACTCTAAGGACCGGCAGGGGGAGGCACGAGACTGCACCCAGCGCTGGACACCGCAGTCTGGGGCGGGTTTGGAAGGGCGGGTTTGGGAGGGCGGGGCCCAGGGGCCGAGCCAAAGCCAGGGACCTAAGATTGCTGCGGGGATCCAGTTGCCTGCTGACGACACGCAATAGGAAAGTCGCGATTATATACGTAAATTTTGCAGCCTAATAGAGTAATTACACTTATTATTGTGGTTAACACGATGCAGACGAACACCTCAGCGTTTGTTGCAGGAAAACGCGTGCGAGCCGAAGCTCATAATCAGTCCTGAACTACCTTGGAAATCCTGGAGTGTCGCTGCTAGTCCAAGTCCAGTGTCAGTTTTCAGGCTGGCTTGATCTTGAATTCTACTGCAAAGGAAGAATTTCTTGAGTTACCCTCCTCTGTATAGGAGCATAGTAGAATTTTTTTCATCCCATTTCTTGCACCAATGAACCAATTAATGTTTTGTCCTCACTCTGGATTCTAGATTACTGTTAGCTGGTTAACTGTTGTCACTTTGTTTTGAAttaactttgttttgtttcttgggatAAAGATTTACCTTTGGGACTTCAAATTACTAATAATCAGTCTATCTGGTAAGTGAAACCACTTACTGTGGTTCCCCCACGTAAAAAATAGTCCTGAAAAATTATAAATGGTCTCTTTGTGTGATTTCTAAAATCTGTTTCTGCATGGAAGGAgctcataaatatataaatttacatacataaatgtgtaaatattttatctataaacTGCTTTACAATCATAGTGTAAAACAACtgcccggccccatggccgggtggttaagttcccacttggcagcccagggttccctggcttcggatcttgggcgccgacatggcactgctcatcaggccatgctgaggtggcgtcccatatagcacaaccagaggcactcacaactagaatatacaactaggttgGGAGAGCGggctgctttggggagaagaagaagaagaagaaaaaaagattggcaacagatgttagcacaggtgccaatctttaaaaaaaaaatgtaaaacaataaaatcttttttgGGAATCATTAAACTTCAGATTTTAAGACGATGTTTGAGATCATGGAGCCCaaatcctttcattttacagatgagacactGAAACCCGCAGAGTAGGAGCCAGCAAAAGAATGCATGTCTTATACCTCCTTCACCGGTAAATCTTCTGTGATTTGTATCACATGCTTTGTTGTACTGACTAGATATCAAGGGTTATTTCTAACTGACTTGGGCAACATCACCTTCTTCATGACATCTTGTAGGTAAAGGAGATTGgttcttttgaaaataagttcCATATTTTCTATCCAAAATTTTCTGAttacaagtatattttaaatgcatattataaaacacagaaaagaatgacaacaaaaatataataatggtTGGGTTAGGATGGTATATTATCAAttagttttttccttctcataTTTCTGCAAAGAGGTTTAATCTTTGATGATTTGCAAAATGTTGTCATTACCTCCAATAAGACAAATGACTACTGCCTCATTGTCATTGGTGGTGTTACAGTGGAAGATATACATACCTTGCctgtattttattcattgattcagtgaacatttattaagcacctgtgTATTCCAGGCCCTGTTTTCAGGATGGGGGGATATAGtggaaaacaacacaaaacccCTGCCGTCCTGGACCTTATTTCCAGTGGTAGGTCTCACTCTCAGCCTGAATGTCTGCTCCTCTACATGCTTCCccctcatctcccctccccaagACCACAGTTGGCTCACACTCTACTAAATTGATGTAATTAAGAGAAAGTGTGGTTTGAAACACTTGGGGGCTGTGTGTGGAAGAAGAGCAGGGAGTAAGTGATGATgaaggaacaaagaggaaaagggatGAGATGAAATAGCTGCATCATGGTGGAGGGGAGATTTTCCTAGAAGCTGTTCTaaagttttcatctttcttggTTTTTTATAAAGACTAAAGTAATTCAATATTTAAGTCAAATTTGCATTGTCATATATCTCTTG from Equus quagga isolate Etosha38 chromosome 8, UCLA_HA_Equagga_1.0, whole genome shotgun sequence includes the following:
- the MTERF1 gene encoding transcription termination factor 1, mitochondrial isoform X2 is translated as MSIPKGLAYLTVMAPRNLLCMRSNFLFGSRCWMIQLSAEMLFKSVSFRLFGVKYGSADAEHLKNEELLNNLLTMGVDVDMAKRRQPGVFNRVGTNEQDLKMFLLSKGAKEEVIASIISRYPRAITRTHESLSKRWDLWRRIMTSDLEIVNILERSPESFFRSNNNLNLENNIKFLYSVGLTRKCLCRLLTNAPRTFSNSLDLNKQMVELLQEICLSLGHNDPTDFVRKIILKNPFILSQSTKRVKANIEFLQSTFNLNNEELLILIRGPGAEILDLSNDYAKRNYTNIKEKLFSLGCTEEEVQKFVLSYPDVIFLGERKFNDKIDCLMEEKISISQIIENPRILDSSINTLKNRIKELVNAGYNLSTSSITLLSWSQKRYKAKLKKLNIG
- the MTERF1 gene encoding transcription termination factor 1, mitochondrial isoform X1 is translated as MCGAWGQLFSGFSGEVQSSLSLRQMSIPKGLAYLTVMAPRNLLCMRSNFLFGSRCWMIQLSAEMLFKSVSFRLFGVKYGSADAEHLKNEELLNNLLTMGVDVDMAKRRQPGVFNRVGTNEQDLKMFLLSKGAKEEVIASIISRYPRAITRTHESLSKRWDLWRRIMTSDLEIVNILERSPESFFRSNNNLNLENNIKFLYSVGLTRKCLCRLLTNAPRTFSNSLDLNKQMVELLQEICLSLGHNDPTDFVRKIILKNPFILSQSTKRVKANIEFLQSTFNLNNEELLILIRGPGAEILDLSNDYAKRNYTNIKEKLFSLGCTEEEVQKFVLSYPDVIFLGERKFNDKIDCLMEEKISISQIIENPRILDSSINTLKNRIKELVNAGYNLSTSSITLLSWSQKRYKAKLKKLNIG
- the MTERF1 gene encoding transcription termination factor 1, mitochondrial isoform X3, which codes for MAPRNLLCMRSNFLFGSRCWMIQLSAEMLFKSVSFRLFGVKYGSADAEHLKNEELLNNLLTMGVDVDMAKRRQPGVFNRVGTNEQDLKMFLLSKGAKEEVIASIISRYPRAITRTHESLSKRWDLWRRIMTSDLEIVNILERSPESFFRSNNNLNLENNIKFLYSVGLTRKCLCRLLTNAPRTFSNSLDLNKQMVELLQEICLSLGHNDPTDFVRKIILKNPFILSQSTKRVKANIEFLQSTFNLNNEELLILIRGPGAEILDLSNDYAKRNYTNIKEKLFSLGCTEEEVQKFVLSYPDVIFLGERKFNDKIDCLMEEKISISQIIENPRILDSSINTLKNRIKELVNAGYNLSTSSITLLSWSQKRYKAKLKKLNIG